A genome region from Bemisia tabaci chromosome 3, PGI_BMITA_v3 includes the following:
- the LOC109043938 gene encoding seminal metalloprotease 1-like isoform X1 — MARIFCAAVFSLAALMSQSSAISRNFTRVKYPEPEKILQDDILLPPNSHEEERTKLIETDVPSLWPNGVVYYVFEESEVDEYHRNLVRAALRTMEQYSCVRFKESSAHGPHLRVRNIGEGCASVIGYQRDEQSQDLYLSGEACYTQGSIQHEFLHSLGFGHEHTRPDRDSYVNIQWSNIVPGAEINFTKRRVRWVTDLLPYDYQSVMHYRPDAFKRDISSLTVVPRQPGAIALIGQRIQLSRLDVEKLNLLYGCYKYAAIPQTF, encoded by the exons ATGGCGCGGATTTTTTGCGCGGCTGTTTTCTCACTTGCTGCACTGATGTCTCAAAGTTCGGCGATCTCGAGGAATTTTACGCGCGTTAAATACCCAGAGCCTGAAAAAATTCTACAAGACGACATCTTGCTTCCTCCAAATTCTCATGAG GAGGAGAGAACGAAATTAATTGAAACCGACGTTCCAAGTCTTTGGCCGAATGGGGTCGTGTATTATGTTTTTGAGGAGAGTGAGGTTGACGAATATCATCGGAATTTAGTGAGAGCAGCTCTTCGTACCATGGAACAGTACTCTTGCGTCAGGTTCAAGGAAAGCTCAGCACATGGACCTCATCTGCGCGTCAGAAATATCGGCGAAGG GTGTGCCTCGGTCATTGGTTACCAGAGGGATGAACAAAGCCAGGACTTATACCTAAGTGGTGAAGCATGTTACACTCAAGGATCCATCCAACACGAGTTCCTCCACTCTCTCGGATTTGGTCACGAACACACCCGCCCTGACAGAGACTCATATGTCAATATTCAATGGTCGAATATCGTCCCAG GGGCCGAAATCAATTTCACGAAACGGAGGGTTCGCTGGGTGACGGATCTGCTCCCTTACGACTATCAGAGCGTGATGCATTATCGGCCAGACGCCTTCAAGAGAGACATCTCGAGTCTGACAGTCGTCCCACGTCAACCTGGTGCCATCGCGCTCATCGGTCAAAGGATTCAGCTCAGCAGACTGGATGTGGAAAAACTCAATTTGCTCTACGGTTGCTATAAATACGCCGCGATTCCGCAAACATTTTAG
- the LOC109043938 gene encoding seminal metalloprotease 1-like isoform X2: MEQYSCVRFKESSAHGPHLRVRNIGEGCASVIGYQRDEQSQDLYLSGEACYTQGSIQHEFLHSLGFGHEHTRPDRDSYVNIQWSNIVPGAEINFTKRRVRWVTDLLPYDYQSVMHYRPDAFKRDISSLTVVPRQPGAIALIGQRIQLSRLDVEKLNLLYGCYKYAAIPQTF, translated from the exons ATGGAACAGTACTCTTGCGTCAGGTTCAAGGAAAGCTCAGCACATGGACCTCATCTGCGCGTCAGAAATATCGGCGAAGG GTGTGCCTCGGTCATTGGTTACCAGAGGGATGAACAAAGCCAGGACTTATACCTAAGTGGTGAAGCATGTTACACTCAAGGATCCATCCAACACGAGTTCCTCCACTCTCTCGGATTTGGTCACGAACACACCCGCCCTGACAGAGACTCATATGTCAATATTCAATGGTCGAATATCGTCCCAG GGGCCGAAATCAATTTCACGAAACGGAGGGTTCGCTGGGTGACGGATCTGCTCCCTTACGACTATCAGAGCGTGATGCATTATCGGCCAGACGCCTTCAAGAGAGACATCTCGAGTCTGACAGTCGTCCCACGTCAACCTGGTGCCATCGCGCTCATCGGTCAAAGGATTCAGCTCAGCAGACTGGATGTGGAAAAACTCAATTTGCTCTACGGTTGCTATAAATACGCCGCGATTCCGCAAACATTTTAG
- the LOC109043888 gene encoding uncharacterized protein isoform X2: protein MAIMDRGLNIRKTGRMSASRSNLVVNAALSIGLAHIMRTLAEKITTTYDPLHDVVNDSDEDEDFDWNKNLTDSKVIPDVISQGVQYNLKILFENDHVQYGNILVPFRVKEEPMFVGWPSDKHKYYTIVMTDPDNPEPEDNIHAEWLHWIIMDVQDVNRNVCRRVVPYQKPQQNDFRRLKDHRTQIERTFLQSGL from the exons ATGGCCATTATGGATAGAGGATTGAATATTCGTAAAACTGGACGGATGAGTGCGTCGAGAAGCAATCTGGTAGTTAATGCTGCACTTTCAATTGGACTGGCACATATAATGCGGACCTTGGCTGAAAAAATCACCACTACTTATGACCCTCTTCATGACGTTGTTAATGACTCGGACGAAGATGAGGATTTCGACTGGAATAAAAATTTGACCGATAGCAAAGTTATTCCTGACGTTATTTCTCAGGGAGTGCAGTATAATCTTAAA atactttttgaaaatgaccaTGTTCAGTATGGAAATATTTTAGTGCCTTTCCGAGTTAAAGAAGAACCCATGTTTGTAGGTTGGCCGTCAGACAAGCATAAATACTACACAATTGTAATGacag ACCCGGACAATCCTGAGCCTGAAGATAACATACATGCAGAATGGCTGCATTGGATCATAATGGACGTGCAAGATGTAAATAGAAATGTCTGTAGAAGAGTTGTTCCATACCAAAAACCACAGCAGAACGATTTCAGAAGATTGAAAG ACCACCGTACGCAGATCGAGCGCACTTTTCTTCAAAGTGGTTTGTAG
- the LOC109043888 gene encoding protein D3 isoform X1, whose amino-acid sequence MAIMDRGLNIRKTGRMSASRSNLVVNAALSIGLAHIMRTLAEKITTTYDPLHDVVNDSDEDEDFDWNKNLTDSKVIPDVISQGVQYNLKILFENDHVQYGNILVPFRVKEEPMFVGWPSDKHKYYTIVMTDPDNPEPEDNIHAEWLHWIIMDVQDVNRNVCRRVVPYQKPQQNDFRRLKGMHRYVIAVYEQPHANLTFNEPLDDEPPYADRAHFSSKWFVEKYKMKPACAANFFRINWG is encoded by the exons ATGGCCATTATGGATAGAGGATTGAATATTCGTAAAACTGGACGGATGAGTGCGTCGAGAAGCAATCTGGTAGTTAATGCTGCACTTTCAATTGGACTGGCACATATAATGCGGACCTTGGCTGAAAAAATCACCACTACTTATGACCCTCTTCATGACGTTGTTAATGACTCGGACGAAGATGAGGATTTCGACTGGAATAAAAATTTGACCGATAGCAAAGTTATTCCTGACGTTATTTCTCAGGGAGTGCAGTATAATCTTAAA atactttttgaaaatgaccaTGTTCAGTATGGAAATATTTTAGTGCCTTTCCGAGTTAAAGAAGAACCCATGTTTGTAGGTTGGCCGTCAGACAAGCATAAATACTACACAATTGTAATGacag ACCCGGACAATCCTGAGCCTGAAGATAACATACATGCAGAATGGCTGCATTGGATCATAATGGACGTGCAAGATGTAAATAGAAATGTCTGTAGAAGAGTTGTTCCATACCAAAAACCACAGCAGAACGATTTCAGAAGATTGAAAG GAATGCATCGATACGTGATTGCAGTTTATGAACAACCTCACGCTAATCTTACTTTCAACGAGCCCTTGGATGATGA ACCACCGTACGCAGATCGAGCGCACTTTTCTTCAAAGTGGTTTGTAGAAAAGTACAAAATGAAACCAGCCTGTGCAGCTAATTTCTTCCGTATTAATTGGGGTTGA
- the p gene encoding uncharacterized protein p gives MSEDDPPFILLEPNTFSDVSAPLKSSNRIKYTCFTASQSFLIFGATSGGLYVFYREPFAYSQLIPNKEGAVSLISVSPNEAFIAFATLKGVVGILERNEGLGARMINRSVEHADSEVTTLQWSENNLQVFAGDKSGKISVLNLTSAMSKTMFQVPVFTLMQLDSQVVQMSCQSGLLLASTLTRCYICDTIKEQYKQVGQKLRDGEFGACFMPVKDALKIFCARPGSRLWKCDTDGIVEATYELKKALAVPPATVVSLYDEPKIIARHKDTTWNSQSFNFNQLLVVHDKYLLTFKNDGVYFFNVDSNVNVLLWSNHVKNIADLKCVGDSIYMYTTTGEVHALKVMSLDKCLLRLFYKDMFLVCAELCALHLSTLLKWNKLTYLYHLKELENHLLQINQLDLLSDLKPLFNKLQKINHSPISKLDSGIFLVENHHLNSQIINNSSSFYSSQSKVLHKRQERFRRRRRSYSLSCESKKKKLLDKTLSKSLPNLNEAVKIPHDYVSEMENNENDFDEPYSDDLGEYDSNVPFPFLMLANPDAFHDTLLELGTNVTEKLVDGTRSLHEKWQILEGKLRLLKSDTNNEESIISDNYLNSKSRVNIVPDFDETQSIVDRPRKKKSHLPDINITNMLQICDELDNLLEGDLKADNVFKFLNEVVKLFSDYQSKLKKLKTTANLQSSLLPFSRYFKEKEIFIIQRVFHEALKSDLITEWHQENESALKNLNFKKSNYPTLLLDFHSENEIALDEFVSQLLSVFSEILDPFLILQCLNCTSMKCSYESFCTILHRFQNGDFQFVANSKDCSDVNYSEWPLALLLNTMFLMLRLDQIETSSQMGIEGKVNLRFVVYTIMKLKMHLSSTGLSAVDAREKCHRLFLLYLSKLLVKNYPISLYDDIVLAYVVNSFLSINSTSSFSSCSNCCFPSFGVNLPPLKFAEIGYLIIDHFWSLHLQQCTSADCSADSSQSNISSKVVVLTDLKAILNNDPIQEAKKEKLLKLVSGCVTPSLKEIITICQCIPRLWKYVLSLTDVILYIPSAVSLMIQLNLITRSNNMLTVKNINLFEKVIILNIICKRGVCLNCGYKNSLLSSMSYGVPWTELCCIILKCIDSKTTIDLLQKYSDEIPSTSLDLCFYQCAILSEMVDAHQTGLREKVVNLVSSSSKGVSGIPVLSPDVAAAFDTAARLDGISDFCYQKREEDSPENHHWGVRLDLSEEFCHLCSLSLGAKALIAANNGGLIAFKCGHTYHAVCLKHQNSHATVCTLCYSS, from the exons ATGAGCGAAGATGATCCGCCGTTTATTCTGCTTGAGCCCAACACATTTTCTGATGTTTCAGCTCCTCTCAAATCATCCAACAGAATCAAG tacactTGTTTTACTGCTTCCCAGAGTTTTCTAATCTTTGGAGCTACGAGTGGCGGATTATATGTTTTCTATCGAGAACCTTTTGCTTACTCTCAGCTTATACCAAACAAG GAAGGAGCTGTCAGTCTTATCTCTGTTTCTCCAAATGAGGCTTTCATAGCTTTTGCAACACTGAAAGGTGTTGTTGGTATTCTCGAACGAAATGAAGGCCTCGGAGCAAGAATGATAAATAGGTCAGTCGAACATGCGGATTCTGAAGTTACTACTCTGCAATGGTCTGAGAACAATCTCCAAGTGTTCGCGGGTGATAAAAGCGGCAAAATTTCAGTTCTCAATTTAACATCTGCAATG AGTAAGACAATGTTTCAAGTTCCAGTATTCACTTTGATGCAGTTAGATTCACAAGTAGTTCAAATGAGCTGTCAGTCTGGTTTATTGCTAGCCTCAACTTTAACCCGTTGTTACATCTGTGACACAATTAAAGAACAGTACAAGCAAGTAGGGCAGAAATTGCGTGATGGTGAATTTGGAGCATGTTTCATGCCAGTAAAAGATGCGCTGAAAATTTTTTGTGCCAGGCCTGGCTCTCGTCTTTGGAAATGTGATACAGATGGTATTGTAGAAGCTACTTATGAGCTGAAAAAAGCTTTAGCCGTTCCACCTGCAACTGTCGTCTCACTGTATGATGAACCTAAAATAATTGCTCGTCACAAGGACACTACTTGGAATAGCcaatcttttaattttaaccAGCTACTTGTTGTCCATGACAAGTACTTGTTGACGTTTAAAAACGATGgagtatatttttttaatgtagatAGCAATGTTAATGTTTTGTTATGGTCAAACCATGTTAAGAACATTGCTGATCTCAAGTGCGTAGGAGATTCAATATACATGTACACTACCACAGGTGAAGTTCATGCATTGAAAGTAATGAGTTTGGATAAATGTTTGTTAAGACTTTTTTATAAAGACATGTTTTTGGTTTGTGCTGAGCTATGCGCCCTGCATTTAAGTACTTTGTTAAAGTGGAATAAGTTAACGTATTTATATCATTTGAAAGAGCTAGAAAATCATTTATTACAAATAAATCAATTGGATCTACTCAGTGACCTTAAGCCTCTTTTTAACAAATTACAAAAGATAAACCACagtccaatttcaaaattagattcaggtatttttcttgtcgagaATCATCACTTAAATTCTCAGATTATTAATAACTCTTCTTCCTTTTATTCTAGTCAGTCAAAAGTTCTTCACAAAAGACAAGAACGATTTAGAAGACGGAGACGATCATACAGTTTATCATGCGAgtctaagaaaaaaaagctgCTTGACAAAACTTTATCCAAATCATTACCAAATTTAAATGAAGCGGTGAAAATTCCACATGATTATGTGTCAGAAATGGAGAATAATGAAAATGATTTTGATGAGCCATATTCAGACGACTTAGGAGAGTATGATTCTAATGTACCTTTTCCATTTTTAATGCTTGCAAATCCTGATGCTTTTCATGATACATTATTAGAATTAGGAACCAACGTGACTGAAAAATTAGTGGATGGTACCAGAAGTTTGCATGAAAAGTGGCAAATACTAGAAGGAAAACTTAGACTATTAAAATCCGATACAAACAATGAAGAATCTATAATTAGTGACAATTATTTGAATAGTAAAAGTAGAGTGAACATAGTCCCTGATTTTGATGAAACACAATCAATTGTTGACCGCCCTCGTAAGAAGAAATCCCACCTACCAGATATAAACATCACTAATATGTTACAAATATGTGATGAACTAGACAATCTCTTAGAAGGTGATCTTAAAGCAGataatgttttcaaatttttaaatgaggTAGTAAAGTTATTTTCAGACTACCAATCAAAACTGAAAAAGTTGAAGACAACAGCAAATCTACAATCGTCACTTTTGCCATTCTCTagatatttcaaggaaaaagagaTATTCATTATTCAGCGGGTATTTCATGAAGCATTGAAGTCAGATTTAATTACTGAATGGCATCAAGAAAACGAATcagctcttaaaaatttaaatttcaagaagtCCAACTATCCAACACTATTGCTCGACTTTCACTCTGAAAACGAAATAGCTCTGGACGAATTCGTCAGTCAATTACTCTCTGTTTTTTCCGAAATATTAGATCCATTTCTTATTCTTCAATGCTTAAACTGCACGTCCATGAAGTGTAGCTATGAGTCTTTTTGCACCATTCTTCATCGCTTTCAAAATGGCGATTTCCAGTTCGTGGCAAATAGTAAGGATTGTTCTGATGTTAACTATTCTGAATGGCCATTGGCTTTATTGTTGAACACAATGTTTCTCATGTTAAGATTGGACCAAATCGAAACTAGTTCTCAAATGGGAATCGAGGGCAAAGTGAACCTACGATTTGTGGTGTACACAattatgaaattgaaaatgcATCTTTCATCAACAGGACTGAGTGCAGTAGATGCCAGGGAAAAGTGCCATAGATTGTTTTTATTGTATTTAAGTAAGCTTTTAGTTAAAAACTATCCAATTTCTTTGTACGACGATATTGTTCTTGCCTATGttgtaaattcatttttgagtATCAACTCTACATCTTCATTTAGTTCTTGCTCCAATTGTTGTTTTCCATCATTCGGAGTAAATTTACCACCGctaaaatttgctgaaatagGATATTTAATAATCGATCACTTCTGGAGCTTGCATTTACAACAATGCACATCTGCAGACTGTTCTGCTGATTCATCACAAAGTAATATTAGTTCTAAAGTAGTTGTTCTTACCGATTTAAAagcaattttaaataatgaccCCATTCAGGaagcaaagaaagaaaaactattAAAACTAGTGAGTGGCTGTGTAACTCCCTcattaaaagaaataattactATTTGTCAATGTATTCCAAGACTATGGAAGTATGTCTTGTCCCTGACTGATGTAATTTTGTACATACCATCTGCTGTTTCTTTAATGATTCAACTTAACTTAATAACTAGGTCCAATAACATGCTCACCGTCAAAAATATTAACCTATTTGAAAAAGTTATAATCCTCAACATCATTTGCAAAAGAGGAGTATGTCTTAATTGTGGCTACAAAAATAGTTTACTGTCATCAATGAGCTATGGGGTACCATGGACGGAGCTTTGTTGTATAATTTTGAAGTGTATTGATTCAAAGACAACGATAGATCTTTTACAGAAGTATAGTGATGAAATACCATCAACATCGCTGGATTTGTGCTTCTACCAATGTGCCATACTGTCAGAAATGGTCGACGCTCATCAGACTGGTCTACGAGAAAAAGTAGTAAATCTTGTCAGTAGCTCATCTAAAGGAGTTTCTGGGATCCCGGTACTTTCGCCTGAT GTGGCTGCAGCTTTTGATACTGCTGCACGTTTGGATGGTATTAGTGATTTTTGCTATCAAAAACGTGAGGAAGACAGTCCTGAAAACCATCACTGGGGAGTGAGATTAGATCTATCTGAAGAATTCTGTCATTTGTGTTCTCTTTCATTGGGCGCAAAAGCCTTAATTGCTGCCAATAATGGTGGTTTAATTGCCTTCAAGTGCGGCCATACTTACCATGCTGTGTGTTTGAAACACCAAAACAGTCATGCAACTGTATGTACTTTATGCTACTCTTCTTGA